A single Micromonospora luteifusca DNA region contains:
- a CDS encoding anti-sigma factor family protein has protein sequence MSRPDHMDVAAYALGVLDEQDTERFEEHLATCWACAAELETMVPVVGLLSDIDGETMMALEQTATDPALLDRTLGAVRADRRRTRFRQMLATAAAVVVFGGLTGYGFVSVTGSEPSPGVLAESTPSAPGDPATNGPTAPPSGPGVGGTEEEGDQVEATDPTTGVQTTMFLVKREYGTRINFSLRKLPGPRTCRLVVVRKNGSTEVVSSWSVPNEGYGTNTRPQGLELSASTSALAEEIKQLQVQSVDATGVASPLVTVPL, from the coding sequence ATGAGCCGGCCAGACCACATGGACGTCGCGGCGTACGCGCTGGGCGTGCTCGATGAGCAGGACACTGAGCGGTTCGAGGAGCATCTCGCCACCTGTTGGGCGTGTGCGGCCGAGTTGGAGACGATGGTTCCGGTGGTGGGGCTGCTCTCCGACATCGACGGCGAGACGATGATGGCGCTGGAGCAGACCGCGACGGATCCGGCGCTGCTGGACCGGACGCTGGGCGCGGTGCGGGCGGACCGCCGGCGCACCCGGTTTCGTCAGATGCTCGCGACGGCCGCCGCGGTGGTGGTCTTCGGTGGGCTGACCGGGTATGGCTTCGTCAGCGTGACCGGCAGCGAGCCGTCGCCGGGGGTGCTCGCCGAGTCGACGCCGAGCGCACCGGGCGACCCGGCGACGAACGGGCCGACGGCCCCGCCGAGCGGCCCGGGTGTTGGCGGCACTGAGGAGGAAGGCGACCAGGTCGAGGCCACCGACCCGACCACCGGTGTGCAGACCACCATGTTCCTGGTGAAGCGGGAGTATGGCACCCGGATCAATTTCAGCCTGCGGAAGCTGCCCGGCCCGCGTACGTGCCGGTTGGTGGTGGTGCGGAAGAACGGCAGCACCGAGGTTGTGTCGAGTTGGTCGGTGCCCAATGAGGGTTACGGCACCAACACCCGACCGCAGGGCCTTGAGTTGAGTGCTTCGACGTCGGCCCTGGCGGAGGAGATCAAGCAGCTCCAGGTGCAGTCGGTGGATGCGACCGGTGTAGCGAGCCCGCTGGTCACGGTGCCGTTGTAG
- a CDS encoding stealth conserved region 3 domain-containing protein — MKITYLLTWADAIGGTERTVLRQANWLASRHEVEIIGVLRTRDEVPFEVDPAVRLVHLLDTRDGVIRPVRGGMPDAVAETLAAAPSTLVQRHWEGAFSALSDLELERVLGETDADVVVTTTPALLAVAAKLLPRRVVIVAQEHRVAELRGSSGEPFGLFAARADAIALLSRPTRDWFADLLADAAPRLVVLPNPIEEGYRPRSTRETRTVVMAGRLSPEKQFEHAIAAFAQIAPDHPDWRLRIFGGGSRSRLEERIAGLKLGNQVQLLGPTESIEDEWAKASVAMVTSRVESFGLTLIEAMSAAVPVVAYDCPNGPREVVEDGKTGFLVAPDNIDELAVALRKLIEDDGLRHAMGHAALRDVERFSVERVMPQWEQLFTDLLADRGSPGWTERRFDAVAANQARRAAPNVVPSRAAARSVGTVDVEAWAAGVEAGREDLIWTRGQLTRLRDSTPYEVARDNLDLTVESLDTAGIDYFLVRQMSPTFRVAVREEARQSVVAALARRYADRPVYVEAFDQRNRTMGVWPAAATPGVTAMATASWLRVFEPAMTLSQTLRMGTIYGCAVEFWHTAEDGTDLCGPSRTLVGDRLAAESLTPAVVTVGRQSYRSVDPFTRRLADEITFPIDLVYTWVDGADPAWARRRAQTLGIGYSEQDSLQGAARFRSRDELRYSLRSVDLFAPWANRIWIVTDDQVPEWLDTTHPKVQIVDHREIFTDPGVLPTYNSHAIETQLHHIEGLSEHFVYLNDDVFFGRLFGPDMFFNPGGLPKSFRSPTQIPLTLPNPDDEAFAVAGKNNRRLLEEAFGKTLIHAFLHAPHAHRRSTLYEVEAAFPEAVRRTAANRLRSTDDVSMLSSLAHHFGLMSGRTTAGSVRCTFANVGLAAHLPRLDSLLASRAFDVFCLNDYHDGDVPAEDQAKVLEAFLGAYFPIASQFERGSERNLRLSTAAWR, encoded by the coding sequence ATGAAGATCACCTATCTGCTCACCTGGGCCGATGCCATCGGTGGCACCGAACGCACCGTCCTGCGGCAGGCGAACTGGCTGGCGAGTCGGCACGAGGTGGAGATCATCGGCGTCCTCCGCACCCGCGACGAGGTGCCCTTCGAGGTGGATCCCGCCGTTCGGCTGGTGCACCTTCTCGACACCCGTGACGGCGTGATCCGGCCAGTGCGGGGCGGGATGCCCGATGCCGTCGCCGAGACGCTCGCCGCCGCGCCCAGCACGCTGGTGCAGCGACACTGGGAGGGCGCGTTCTCGGCGCTGTCCGACCTCGAACTCGAACGCGTGCTCGGCGAGACCGACGCCGACGTGGTGGTCACCACCACCCCCGCGTTGCTCGCCGTCGCCGCGAAGCTGTTGCCCCGACGCGTGGTGATCGTCGCGCAGGAGCACCGTGTCGCCGAGCTGCGGGGTTCCTCCGGTGAGCCGTTCGGGCTCTTCGCCGCCCGGGCCGACGCGATCGCGCTGCTCTCCCGACCGACCCGGGACTGGTTCGCCGACCTGCTGGCGGACGCCGCTCCCCGGCTGGTCGTGCTGCCCAACCCGATCGAGGAGGGCTACCGGCCGCGATCGACCCGGGAGACCCGCACCGTGGTCATGGCGGGTCGGTTGAGCCCCGAGAAGCAGTTCGAGCACGCGATCGCCGCCTTCGCCCAGATCGCTCCGGACCATCCCGACTGGCGGCTGCGTATCTTCGGCGGCGGGTCACGGTCGCGCTTGGAGGAGCGGATCGCCGGCCTCAAGCTCGGCAATCAGGTTCAACTGCTCGGCCCCACCGAGAGCATCGAGGACGAGTGGGCCAAGGCGTCGGTGGCGATGGTGACGTCCCGCGTGGAGTCGTTCGGTCTCACCCTGATCGAGGCGATGAGCGCTGCGGTGCCGGTGGTGGCGTACGACTGCCCCAACGGCCCCCGCGAGGTCGTCGAGGACGGTAAAACCGGCTTCCTGGTCGCCCCGGACAACATCGACGAACTAGCCGTCGCACTGCGCAAGCTCATCGAGGACGATGGCCTGCGGCACGCGATGGGGCACGCGGCCCTGCGCGATGTGGAGCGGTTCTCGGTCGAGCGGGTGATGCCGCAGTGGGAGCAGCTCTTCACCGACCTGCTGGCCGACCGTGGCAGTCCTGGATGGACGGAACGTCGATTCGACGCGGTTGCGGCCAACCAGGCCCGCAGGGCGGCACCCAACGTGGTGCCGAGCAGGGCCGCCGCCCGCAGCGTGGGCACGGTCGATGTCGAGGCATGGGCGGCTGGAGTCGAGGCCGGACGCGAGGACCTGATCTGGACTCGGGGGCAGTTGACCCGCCTGCGGGACTCCACGCCGTACGAGGTCGCACGGGACAACCTCGACCTGACGGTGGAGAGTCTCGACACCGCGGGCATCGACTACTTCCTCGTCCGACAGATGTCGCCGACCTTCCGGGTGGCCGTTCGAGAGGAGGCCCGACAGTCCGTCGTGGCCGCCCTCGCCCGCCGGTACGCCGATCGCCCGGTCTACGTGGAGGCCTTTGACCAGCGCAACCGCACGATGGGGGTCTGGCCGGCCGCAGCGACACCAGGGGTCACCGCGATGGCCACAGCCTCGTGGCTGCGCGTGTTCGAACCCGCGATGACCCTGTCGCAGACGCTGCGGATGGGCACCATCTACGGGTGTGCCGTGGAGTTCTGGCACACCGCCGAGGACGGAACGGACCTCTGCGGCCCATCGCGGACCCTGGTGGGAGACCGGTTGGCAGCCGAATCCCTCACCCCTGCCGTGGTGACCGTGGGCAGGCAGAGTTACCGATCCGTCGACCCGTTCACGCGGCGGCTCGCTGACGAGATCACCTTCCCCATCGATCTCGTCTACACCTGGGTGGACGGAGCGGACCCGGCCTGGGCGCGCCGTCGGGCGCAGACTCTGGGGATCGGGTACTCCGAGCAGGATTCGCTGCAGGGCGCCGCACGTTTCCGCAGCCGGGACGAGCTGCGGTATTCGCTGAGGTCGGTCGACCTCTTCGCACCGTGGGCGAACAGGATCTGGATCGTCACCGACGATCAGGTGCCGGAGTGGCTCGACACCACACATCCCAAGGTCCAGATCGTCGACCACCGGGAGATCTTCACCGACCCTGGGGTTCTGCCGACGTACAACTCCCATGCCATCGAAACTCAGCTGCACCACATCGAGGGGTTGTCCGAGCACTTCGTCTATCTCAACGACGACGTCTTCTTTGGTCGTCTGTTCGGCCCCGACATGTTCTTCAACCCGGGTGGGCTGCCCAAGTCGTTCCGTAGTCCCACGCAGATCCCGCTCACGCTCCCCAACCCTGACGACGAGGCGTTCGCGGTGGCCGGCAAGAACAATCGGCGGCTGCTGGAGGAGGCCTTCGGCAAGACGCTGATCCACGCGTTCCTGCACGCTCCGCACGCACATCGACGCAGCACCCTCTACGAGGTCGAGGCGGCGTTCCCGGAGGCGGTCCGACGGACGGCGGCCAACCGGCTCCGGTCGACCGACGACGTGTCCATGCTCTCGTCCCTCGCGCACCACTTCGGGCTGATGAGCGGACGGACGACGGCGGGTTCGGTCCGTTGCACCTTTGCCAACGTCGGCCTGGCCGCTCACCTGCCGCGGCTGGACAGCCTGCTGGCGAGCCGGGCGTTCGACGTGTTCTGCCTGAACGACTACCACGACGGCGACGTGCCGGCGGAGGATCAGGCGAAGGTCCTCGAGGCGTTCCTCGGTGCCTACTTCCCCATCGCCAGCCAGTTCGAACGGGGGAGTGAGCGCAACCTCCGGCTGTCCACCGCCGCGTGGCGGTGA
- a CDS encoding sigma-70 family RNA polymerase sigma factor: MHAVAAGWHGDAVRADWLSARSSSRPTSSARGVDARATSRQNGPVTPRPAPGRHQATSTEASHSDQLIRLLYAEHAGPLLMFVMRLTGGDRQRAEDIVQETLLRAWRNAHRLGTQGQGSLRPWLVTVARRIAIDEHRSQEARPPETYDRDLTAFAEADSTDRVLRTMTVADALRTLSQSHREILISTYFRGRTVPEAAEELGLPLGTAKSRVYYALRALRTALQERGVTE; this comes from the coding sequence ATGCACGCGGTGGCGGCCGGTTGGCATGGCGATGCGGTACGCGCGGACTGGTTGTCGGCGCGGTCCTCGTCGCGGCCGACGTCGTCAGCCCGAGGGGTCGACGCGCGCGCGACGTCTCGCCAGAATGGTCCGGTGACGCCGCGACCGGCGCCCGGGCGCCATCAGGCGACGTCGACCGAGGCCAGCCACTCCGACCAGCTGATCCGGTTGCTCTACGCCGAGCACGCCGGGCCGTTGCTGATGTTCGTCATGCGACTCACCGGGGGGGACCGGCAGCGTGCGGAGGACATTGTCCAGGAGACCCTGCTGCGGGCGTGGCGCAACGCGCACCGCCTGGGCACGCAGGGACAGGGTTCGCTGCGGCCGTGGTTGGTCACGGTGGCTCGCCGGATCGCCATCGACGAGCACCGCAGCCAGGAGGCCCGCCCGCCGGAGACGTACGACCGGGATCTCACCGCGTTCGCCGAGGCGGACAGCACCGACCGGGTGCTGCGGACCATGACGGTGGCGGACGCGCTGCGTACGCTCAGTCAGTCGCACCGGGAGATCCTGATCTCGACGTACTTTCGGGGCCGGACGGTGCCGGAGGCCGCCGAGGAGTTGGGGCTGCCACTGGGCACCGCCAAGTCGAGGGTCTACTACGCGCTGCGCGCGCTGCGCACGGCTCTGCAGGAGCGGGGGGTGACAGAATGA